GGAAAAAGCGGTCACAGGGGAGCTTGCTGCAAAAACAAACCTCCCCACGGCCACCAGCCTGGCTGACGCAAGGACCCTGCGGCGCCGGGTACTTACGTCCTTCTCGTAGGGAAAACCGCCGTTCTCCAGCTTGGAAAAGACCAGCTGCCCGTTGATTTCTATCTCGAAGGCACCTTAAAAGCACACAGGACCAAGCTGTAAGCTGTGTTCCTGCCCCGTGCAGTGCCATCAACCCCCATACCcatcctgcagctgctcctgccACACCAAACCCTGGCGCAAGCATCcgggaggcagaaacaacacggTGGTAACCCCAGACCCACTGGACCGTACCCCTGGTGACAGGACCGGGCTGGCAGAGCACGCAGTGCACCCCTGGAGAGCTCAGggggctcctgccctgctcctggcagaCCCCCAGGCTCCAGAGTCTCTGCACCCAACAAGACCCCAGTGAGGGGTAGCCCCTGTGATAAGCAGTGCTCACACAACTGAGGCACAACgcccccagcctcagcacaaAGTTTAAAccagctcagcccctctgccctgcccaaAGACAGGGCTgacacccagcactgcagcagggGCAGGCCGGGGTCACCCCAACTGCAGTGTACCCCAGGAGTGACCCCTGCGTGGCGCCAGCTGCCACAGGCCCTTacctgtgccccccagcctggaCTCGATCTCGATGTCGGGGTACTCCTCCTTCACAGCGCTTGCCAGCTCCTGGTATGTGGGCTCGAAGCCACAGGGCTCGCTGGGTGTGGGGAGAAGCAAGTGAGAGCTGAGTCTGCGGCATGGGGAGCCCCCGACAACACCCCTCGCCCAGACACTCCCTGTCCATCCCTACCCCAAACTAAAGGACCGCCCCAGCATCTTCCTTCCCCGCTACCGCCTGCACCCCCACATCCTCCACAACAGCCCCCTGCGCCCCCAAAACTCCTCCTACCTCCCTGcacttcctctctcct
This genomic window from Accipiter gentilis chromosome 5, bAccGen1.1, whole genome shotgun sequence contains:
- the MIEN1 gene encoding migration and invasion enhancer 1 — translated: MSGGAEEEAAVAAAGAEAERRVRIVVEYCEPCGFEPTYQELASAVKEEYPDIEIESRLGGTGAFEIEINGQLVFSKLENGGFPYEKDLIEAIRRARNGEPLEKITNSRPPCVIL